AGCACGATTGGAAATCGTGTGGGGTTAACAGCCCTCGTGGGTTCGAATCCCACCCGGTCCGCTGGTTGCAGAACGGTTCGGTTGTTGCGGTGGTGACGGGCAGTACGGTCCACTGGCTGGGACCGAAGACTTCGGGACGTGGCTCAGCCCGGTAGAGCACTCGCTTCGGGAGCGAGGGGTCGCCGGTTCAAATCCGGCCGTCCCGACTGAAGTTGGAGGCGTAGTCCTAACTGGTAAGGCACCGCACTCGAAATGCGGCGCGGGCAACCGCTTGGGGGTTCGAGTCCCTCCGCCTCCGCTGTGCCGGACCAAACGGTTGAAAAGCCCTCCCGCTCCTCGAGCGGGAGGGCTTTTCTTTTGGCCCCCGTCCACCCCCAGCGAAAGGCGCCGGAATGACGCATCGGTCCCTCGCGTACCCCGTCTCCCGCAGCTCCGCGGTCCGTGCCGCGGCCGCGCTCGCGCTCCTCGTCCTCGCGGCCGCGTGCGACGGTCCGACCGATCCCCGGCCGGATCGGAACCCTCCCGCGCTCGTGGAGGTCGTCTCCGGCGACGACCAGAAGGGCGCGGCATCCACCCTCCTCCCAGCGCCGCTGGTGCTCCGGGTCAGGAACACGAGCGGGCAGCCGGTGCG
The nucleotide sequence above comes from Longimicrobiaceae bacterium. Encoded proteins:
- a CDS encoding Ig-like domain-containing protein, encoding MTHRSLAYPVSRSSAVRAAAALALLVLAAACDGPTDPRPDRNPPALVEVVSGDDQKGAASTLLPAPLVLRVRNTSGQPVRNVEVQWTIRSGGGSLSAISSRTDDAGEASVRWTLGPGVGPQAVDSGVLGVKFVTFQATATAAP